A genomic stretch from Streptosporangium album includes:
- a CDS encoding fumarylacetoacetate hydrolase family protein — translation MKLATLRLPGRTAAVRVEGDHAVELDAADVGELLALPGWRELAASGAGASHPTASADYAPVVPRPGKILCVGLNYRAHILEMGRELPQHPTIFAKFPEALIGPYDDIVLPAVSQAVDWEAELAVVIGDTVRHASPDQARAAIAGYSILNDVTARDYQYRTLQWLQGKTFEATTPFGPVLVTPDELGEGLALSCEVDGETVQRADTADLVFGPAELIAYLSEILTLRPGDVIATGTPGGVGHARTPQRYLGDGSRLVTRIAGIGELANTARGDG, via the coding sequence GTGAAGCTCGCAACACTGCGCCTGCCCGGCCGCACGGCGGCGGTGCGCGTCGAGGGTGACCACGCCGTGGAGCTGGACGCCGCCGACGTCGGCGAGCTGCTCGCCCTGCCCGGCTGGCGGGAGCTGGCCGCCTCCGGCGCGGGCGCCTCGCACCCGACGGCCTCGGCGGACTACGCGCCGGTCGTCCCGCGCCCGGGCAAGATCCTGTGCGTCGGGCTGAACTACCGGGCGCACATCCTGGAGATGGGCCGCGAACTCCCGCAGCACCCAACGATCTTCGCCAAGTTCCCCGAGGCGCTGATCGGCCCCTACGACGACATCGTGCTCCCCGCCGTCTCCCAGGCCGTGGACTGGGAGGCCGAGCTGGCCGTCGTGATCGGAGACACCGTCCGGCACGCGAGCCCCGACCAGGCGCGGGCCGCGATCGCCGGCTACTCGATCCTCAACGACGTGACGGCCCGCGACTACCAGTACCGCACCCTCCAGTGGCTGCAGGGCAAGACCTTCGAGGCCACGACGCCGTTCGGTCCGGTCCTGGTCACGCCGGACGAGCTGGGCGAGGGCCTCGCGCTCTCCTGTGAGGTCGACGGGGAGACCGTGCAGCGGGCCGACACCGCCGATCTGGTCTTCGGGCCCGCGGAGCTGATCGCCTATCTGTCGGAGATCCTCACCCTGCGCCCCGGCGACGTGATCGCCACGGGCACCCCCGGCGGGGTGGGCCATGCCCGCACGCCGCAGCGGTATCTGGGCGACGGGAGCAGGCTGGTGACGCGCATCGCCGGGATCGGCGAGCTGGCCAACACGGCGCGCGGCGATGGCTGA
- a CDS encoding cupin domain-containing protein, whose translation MNPTEEAALQRLYADFDAEHLLPLWTQVGDLMPAHPRPQARPHVWEWKRLYPLARRAGDLVPVGRGGERRAIALANPGLEGRPYATPTLWAAIQYLGPREVAPEHRHTQNAFRFVVEGEGVWTVVDGDPVAMRRGDFLLTPGWHFHGHHNTTDTPMAWIDGLDIPFVHYTDSSFFEFGPEQVTDTGTPSVSRSERLWAHPGLRPLSGLGARAHSPIAAYRWEHTDRALDEQLALEDEGHAATVEPGHAAVRYTNPTTGGDVMPTIRAEFHRLRPGTRTRTRREVGSSVYQVFDGDGVFTLDGVERRLTRGDLAVVPSWSTLTVQADSRFDLFRFSDTPIFEALHQFKEETE comes from the coding sequence ATGAACCCAACTGAAGAGGCGGCGCTCCAGCGGCTGTACGCCGACTTCGACGCCGAGCATCTGCTCCCGCTCTGGACCCAGGTGGGCGACCTCATGCCGGCGCATCCCCGGCCCCAGGCGAGGCCGCACGTGTGGGAGTGGAAACGGCTCTACCCGCTCGCCCGGCGCGCCGGCGACCTGGTGCCCGTGGGCCGTGGAGGAGAGCGCCGGGCGATCGCGCTGGCCAATCCGGGCCTGGAGGGCCGGCCGTACGCGACTCCGACGCTGTGGGCGGCGATCCAGTATCTCGGCCCGCGCGAGGTCGCTCCCGAGCATCGGCACACCCAGAACGCCTTCCGCTTCGTCGTCGAGGGCGAAGGGGTCTGGACGGTCGTGGACGGCGATCCCGTGGCCATGCGGCGCGGTGACTTCCTGCTGACCCCGGGCTGGCACTTCCACGGTCACCACAACACCACCGACACCCCGATGGCCTGGATCGACGGGCTCGACATCCCGTTCGTCCACTACACCGACAGTTCGTTCTTCGAGTTCGGGCCGGAGCAGGTCACCGACACCGGCACACCGTCGGTGTCCCGGTCCGAGCGGCTCTGGGCGCACCCGGGCCTGCGGCCGCTGTCGGGGCTGGGGGCCAGGGCGCACTCGCCGATCGCCGCCTACCGCTGGGAGCACACCGACCGCGCGCTGGACGAGCAACTGGCACTGGAGGACGAGGGCCACGCCGCGACCGTCGAGCCCGGGCACGCCGCCGTCCGCTACACCAACCCCACCACCGGGGGCGACGTCATGCCGACCATCCGGGCCGAGTTCCACCGGCTCCGGCCCGGCACGCGGACCCGGACCCGGCGCGAGGTCGGCTCCTCGGTCTACCAGGTGTTCGACGGCGACGGCGTGTTCACGCTGGACGGCGTCGAGCGGCGGCTCACCCGCGGCGACCTCGCCGTGGTGCCGTCGTGGTCCACGCTGACGGTCCAGGCCGATTCGCGGTTCGACCTGTTCCGGTTCAGCGACACCCCCATCTTCGAGGCACTGCACCAGTTCAAGGAGGAGACCGAGTGA